Below is a genomic region from Rosa chinensis cultivar Old Blush chromosome 5, RchiOBHm-V2, whole genome shotgun sequence.
TCTGTTGTGGAATGTCAGGAAGATGTTCCTCTCTTACAATATCATAAGTCTCATACAATCAAGATTTCAAACAAGCAGTGTTTGTTGGATCATGACGACTGATGAGGCTTCGATGCAGCATTGTCTACTCAACAGTTCATCAACTTCGTGTTATACTTCCATCAAAAATTTCTCTCGAGTATAAAAAGGAGGTACAATGTGCCAATATTGTATTTACAGGTCACTTAACAATGTGAAGACAACACTTGGAAATCATCAGTTTTCTTCTTTGCTAGTAGCAGTGACTAATGCAGTAGAGCTTCCGATTTCAGTATCAGTTGAAACTTTTCCATGGCCATGCTTCTGCCAAAATTCATGAAGTTCTTGAACCTAAAAAATGCACAAAGATTAGACAAAGCAACaattagaataaaaaaaaaaactaaacaacttAAAATAATAACTTCCATGGACCATAGAACACCAACTTCAATGGAAAGGTAGAACATACACATCAAATGCAACAATTTCCTTTAAACACAAAGCTTGATTCTAGGTGAACTGATCATACATATTCTTACCCATAAGTAAGTCCTGAAACAACATTAAGTGTTTGATCTATCTATAATTTATTGCAGCCCCTGAGATATGTGAGAAAGTTCAGCATCAGACAGATTTCCTCTAAAAACAAATGCAATAACTCTCCTATCCAAGCTGCCGACTAAATACCTAAAGCAAATGTCTATGCTGTCAAGGATTGTGACATTCAAATATTAATTTGTGGACGTGCTCATGACATCCCTGAGTTTACACCTTATCAATGGTTTAATGGGTTCTCACATATAAGGAAAAAAAGATGCACCAATGACCAacagaaaacagaaattaaCACTTGGTCCAAACCTTGGGGATTCAAGTCAGCAGAGGACAACACAGAGGTAGAATTAAGAAAGACATATACCTTTTTAACTTTACCATGCTCCGACATAATAGCGTAGTACTTGCGCATCAtcatttcttcttctccctGCACATTGTACATCCAGAATTTTTAGTACTGCAATTACTTACTAGTTACTACCATCTAAAACCTGCAGACCATTATGATTCCTAATGAGTAGGTATCACATTTATATTCAATTCATTATTAAAGTCATTGACATAATCGTGATACCAACTAAGGGACGGAAGGAACAACCTGAAGATTAGACAGTTCTTGTAGCACTGATTCAGACGCTTTCGTAAGGAGCTCATTCTGCGTCTCCAAGTGCCTGCAAACACAGATtaacataaaacaaaacaaaaattacaaatttgAATTACGGAAACAAATTGCATAGAAAGAAACTGACTAAACAAACTTACTTCAATATCTCTCCCAGGTTTCCAGGATCCATTGCACTTACTAGTCTGCAACACCAGTCAGTAGGTAATGCGAGCGCAGGACCAAGATTGTGATTTTAGCCCTGTTGACATGTGAGACCGGAGTGAATAAGAATAGTTTCGGCACTCTGCCATACTTGATGCACAGAATAACTTGGACTAAAACCCAATCATTCAAATGTTCCAAGTATGAAACCCAACACTGAGAGAAAAAAACATTATCGACTATGGAATCATACATGCTAACCTTCACAGTTTAAGCAACTTGTAATGTATTTAGCCCCAAATTTTAAGCACTCATGAATCATGGGCAATTTTAAAATTGCATAGGGGGTTTTCATCGAACTATAAAACAGGACATCAATAATACAATCAGTACATCTACTGGCCAATTAGTCATTCATCAACTTAAACTACATCCTCTGGCTCTACAATTTTGATCAAGTTTCAAAAAgcaatttctaataaaaaaaagacaGCTCTACTAATTTATTGGAAACTCAAGCTACAAATACAGGAGATAAATTGAAAGTTATAAAACGGAAAATCCGTCGAAACCGAGCCATCAAAAACATTTCCTACAGCCATCTACCTTCATGGACTTCATCTCAGATGCTCTTAAATCTCAGCTACCCACTACTTCAAAACCCACAGAGCTTTCAACTCaaacagagaaaaagaaaaaacaaattctGAAATTCAATTCCCGCATATACCCAGCATGCATGGCAAACCAAACCTTCAATCAGGAACTGAAATTTCAGGAAAAAAGTCATTACCTCAACTTGGTGCATATGTAAACAAATGAATTCATTTTAATGAATTCCATATAGTACAATTAACTAAACAACTTGTACAATTAACTTGTACAATCTCAGGAAAAAAGTCATTACCACAACTTGGTGCATCaaattcttcttcctcttcccgtTCCCTGTTCTTCCTCTCTTTCGGATCAGCCTTCACtccctcgctctctctctctcgcagatTAGTGAAGGGACCCAGAAGACACAGAATACCTCTCTCTCTGTCGCAATCCGCGGCTATCACTTTCTGAAGGGGGAGAAGAGAGCGGAAAGAGAAAAGAACCGCTGTGGCTGATCGATAGGTTCTTATACCAGGTCAGTGGCAGCGTCGTAAAATAAGAGGAAATAGGGGTAAAAGCCTCTTTTCCTATACCGGCTCGGAAATACCTCAggacatgaaaaaaaaatatcactgattaaaccataaaaactgaacaaaaaaaaatttgaaaatcgAATACCCAAGATTCGTGTTCTTCTTCCTTAACTGAGAAACCCATCACCAGCCTTTCAAAATCATAAATAATCTTAACCCAAACCCCAAATCAGACATAAAAAGATttagtgtgattttgaagaaattttttgaaaaaaaaaaaatccagtaAACACCTCTTAAATCGAAGTGAGTTGTACTGTATCTCTCCTCGACGAACATGACCCAATTCTCTCCCCCTCTTTTTGCGAGGCAAATAAGCTCTCTCTTTTGCTTAGAGAAAGAAGGGCATGAAACAACTCTACCATTTGTCAGCTCAGCATATCAACAGGTGGCAGGGGAATAGAGTAAAATCCCGGTCAGCCAGCGGGGGCAAAAGCGGAAGTACACTGTTCATAAGAGAGTTGCTTAGGAACAGTGCTTATGAACAGTAACCCACCTTTGCTTAGAAACAGTGCTTATGAACAGTAACtaggaatgagcaaacggggAATTCCCCCGCCCCTGCGCCCCCCGCTCCCGCCCCTGCGCCCAAATTCCCCCGCGCCCTCGTTCCCCGTCTTGGGATATTATCAGATGGGGGATTCCCCGCCCCGCCCCCGCGGGTAATGGGTTCCCCACCCCCGCCCCCCgcattggtcttttttttttttttttctattttctatcttttcagttttttttttccttttcttttttgacaaaaaataaatttttttattctttttattttcatcattgttttggtcgaTTGAGTATTTCAAATGCTTGAGATAGTgtttaagaaagaaattgttTGTTTAGTCACGAGGAAGCAAtacgtttaaaacaaatattattttctataaaacaattttcacaacCTGGCGATTAAATGTAAAGTAGtaaaatcccgctgcgtcttctctttttttttttttttggcaaaaatcAGGCTGCGTCTTCTCTAATAGCCAAGATCATGTTTaccaatttatacgatgatccaacggtcagatcctcacggatcgcccttaggatcatcctctcaaaactatat
It encodes:
- the LOC121049290 gene encoding uncharacterized protein LOC121049290 isoform X1, which produces MDPGNLGEILKHLETQNELLTKASESVLQELSNLQGEEEMMMRKYYAIMSEHGKVKKVYVFLNSTSVLSSADLNPQGLDQVLISVFCWSLVHLFFLICENPLNH
- the LOC121049290 gene encoding uncharacterized protein LOC121049290 isoform X2; the encoded protein is MDPGNLGEILKHLETQNELLTKASESVLQELSNLQGEEEMMMRKYYAIMSEHGKVKKVQELHEFWQKHGHGKVSTDTEIGSSTALVTATSKEEN